The following coding sequences lie in one Candidatus Zixiibacteriota bacterium genomic window:
- a CDS encoding YggS family pyridoxal phosphate-dependent enzyme — protein sequence MYESIEENLKSVRGRIADAAGKAGRDQDEITLVAVSKTHPAEAIRAAVEYGVTCLGEAQIREAEPKIEQLGRLARWHMIGHLQTNKVKKAVALFDLIESVDSWRLAAEIDRRAAQAGRKIDCLLEVNISGEPSKTGIDPEETTDLVAKMSVFDHLNLIGLMTIGPLTEDMKQIRGAFRRTKELFEHCRRQAGTNFRVLSMGMSDDFEIAIEEGATMVRIGTAIFGRRPG from the coding sequence ATGTATGAGTCCATCGAGGAAAATCTGAAATCCGTCAGGGGGCGGATTGCTGATGCCGCCGGGAAAGCCGGGCGGGATCAGGACGAAATAACTCTGGTTGCCGTTTCCAAGACTCATCCGGCCGAAGCCATCCGGGCGGCTGTCGAATACGGCGTTACCTGTCTCGGTGAAGCTCAAATCCGGGAAGCGGAGCCGAAAATAGAGCAACTCGGCCGCCTGGCCCGCTGGCATATGATCGGCCACCTGCAAACCAACAAGGTAAAGAAGGCAGTGGCTTTGTTTGACCTGATCGAATCGGTCGATTCATGGCGGCTGGCGGCTGAAATCGACCGCCGGGCCGCTCAAGCGGGACGAAAAATCGACTGTCTGCTGGAGGTCAATATCTCCGGCGAGCCCTCAAAAACAGGGATTGACCCCGAAGAAACCACTGATCTGGTCGCAAAAATGTCGGTTTTCGACCACCTGAATCTGATCGGACTGATGACAATCGGACCGCTGACCGAGGATATGAAACAGATCCGCGGAGCCTTTCGTAGAACAAAGGAGTTATTTGAACATTGCCGGCGGCAGGCGGGGACTAATTTCCGGGTGCTTTCCATGGGGATGTCGGATGATTTCGAGATCGCCATCGAGGAAGGGGCCACAATGGTCCGGATTGGGACGGCCATTTTTGGGCGGCGGCCGGGGTAA